The following proteins are co-located in the Methylomonas sp. 11b genome:
- a CDS encoding ATP-binding protein: MGSFALIRLILIDSYKPGTLQEVRLEGHTNLNGVNGAGKTTLLRLIPLFFGERPGRLVPRSKVTDSFAKHYLPNESSYIIFEYRRDQQVCLVVIYASLNEEGLCYRFVDKGFDRDDFLETRLDGSCYPISCRDLKRHLDKRQINSSNQLTSCSDYRTVIQNLPHSKGQELRNLIARFSFCQGSAGRRLKDIEKIVSGMLQRSTDFADLREMLVNCIDENRDSIALDVSMDKLEDWHKEYRAYQHSEAEREQATELSELAAEQEQFKSRFGELYKRLLLLKERYRQQQQGQQEQLSQAEQSLKTLKTAWEIEELQMQSAIAQQRAELSSQEKQKTQLEKEKAEWDAKEIQLSIRQAEQQSVLSDNLAREQQHYEQLTSEVQDINAQFAAIKADTEKAYAEQRYQHERQMGEVKAQVSQDEAKHRAEHNQAREQLRAANNGEQEKLHGSAGEVQGKLGALNAQIAQIQPDPELLQTREAKLELQQSLQQQLEQAKNDVAGINKRIKANQAEVESVLDQKRHYQSEKQAIDETISRLKRQLDTEADTLLRFLREHQPGWAQNIAKVVNPELLLREDLEPTLVEKPTGLYGVSLNLEVLPADLAADEQQIRAVLADHEHRLRELAGLDEQVEQQLTALKKIDNQLHKQSQQAETEQGRLLTGLKGIHSELGSLKLQIESSKRQRRQQLETEKVAVEHALADTKQQLEGLKRQLQHEEKQLAVELDTVIARIKQVAGQQVEHIRQDISVLKSQEQQALQELDQQRLNSLKTRKIDVDALQQLETRIDTLKKQLQAAKAAAETVSEYRRWEQLHWSGYPQLSIAIRQLTAELRLTEAQYEAAKHHYQQHSRALKAEMDQLAASLEKLTQELKTLEQLLDDCTPYARYAANVISFDESHTLALLQNEYRSLNEAYKSQRRLLLAKLRHLKQTLARYPGTGPAQYYASQENELGLDSDETAWLSPILNWYDSAYQDLRSLLVNQANLFGAVIRNYQQALEHFDRGIDSLSRRLAKHIDSNIRFDKIESIQGRLTSKVQTLGYWPQIVAFTKQYDDWNRNGDGRLPGEAFADMVRLVAEQMPGKGRVEMKLVNLLELEIIVSENGRSKRATHAEELQQISSHGLSYLILCVFFIALVNMIRKDQPLNIIWPMDELKELHQVNIELLLELLSNNGITLLSAFPDPDPDVLRLFKNRYQVVGQRELVEMEIDDAYLAELAPMVRELADV; the protein is encoded by the coding sequence ATGGGAAGTTTTGCATTAATTCGGCTGATTTTGATCGACTCCTATAAACCGGGCACGTTACAAGAAGTTCGGTTGGAGGGGCACACCAACCTGAACGGTGTCAACGGTGCTGGTAAAACCACCTTGCTGCGATTGATCCCGTTGTTTTTTGGCGAACGACCTGGGCGATTGGTGCCGAGAAGTAAAGTCACCGACAGCTTTGCCAAGCATTATTTGCCCAATGAGTCGTCTTACATCATTTTCGAGTATCGCCGGGATCAGCAAGTTTGCCTGGTAGTGATCTATGCCTCACTCAATGAAGAAGGTCTTTGCTATCGCTTCGTCGATAAGGGCTTTGATCGTGACGATTTTCTGGAAACTCGGCTGGATGGCTCTTGCTATCCGATTTCCTGCCGCGATCTGAAACGGCATTTGGACAAACGTCAAATTAATTCCAGCAATCAGCTGACGTCCTGTAGCGACTATCGCACGGTGATTCAAAACCTGCCGCATAGCAAGGGTCAGGAATTGCGCAATTTGATTGCCCGTTTTAGCTTTTGTCAGGGTAGTGCCGGGCGGCGACTGAAGGACATCGAAAAAATCGTCTCCGGCATGCTCCAACGTTCGACTGATTTTGCCGACTTGCGGGAAATGCTGGTCAACTGTATCGACGAGAACCGCGATTCCATTGCCTTGGATGTCTCTATGGATAAATTAGAGGATTGGCACAAGGAATACCGGGCCTACCAACACAGCGAAGCCGAGCGGGAACAGGCCACAGAACTCAGTGAGCTTGCGGCTGAACAGGAACAATTTAAAAGCCGATTCGGTGAACTTTACAAGCGCCTATTGCTGTTGAAGGAGCGTTATCGCCAGCAACAGCAAGGGCAACAAGAACAGCTTTCACAAGCCGAACAATCACTGAAAACCCTGAAGACTGCTTGGGAAATCGAGGAGCTTCAGATGCAATCGGCTATTGCCCAACAAAGAGCCGAGCTCAGCAGCCAGGAAAAGCAGAAAACCCAACTGGAGAAAGAAAAAGCCGAATGGGACGCCAAAGAAATACAGCTGAGTATTCGTCAGGCCGAGCAACAGTCTGTCCTCTCCGACAATCTGGCCAGGGAACAACAGCACTATGAGCAACTGACCTCTGAAGTGCAGGACATTAATGCTCAATTCGCCGCGATCAAGGCTGACACCGAGAAAGCTTACGCCGAGCAGCGGTACCAACATGAACGGCAGATGGGTGAGGTCAAGGCACAGGTAAGCCAAGATGAAGCCAAACATCGTGCGGAACATAACCAGGCCCGAGAACAACTGAGAGCCGCGAATAATGGCGAACAGGAAAAGCTACATGGATCGGCCGGTGAGGTTCAGGGAAAGCTGGGGGCGCTGAATGCACAGATTGCCCAAATCCAACCTGATCCGGAATTACTCCAAACCCGAGAAGCCAAGCTGGAACTTCAGCAAAGCCTGCAACAACAATTGGAACAGGCGAAAAATGACGTTGCTGGCATCAACAAGCGAATCAAAGCCAATCAGGCCGAAGTCGAGTCTGTTTTGGACCAAAAGCGTCATTATCAGTCAGAGAAACAAGCGATTGATGAGACGATCAGTCGTTTAAAGAGACAACTGGATACCGAAGCCGATACCTTGCTGCGTTTTTTACGTGAGCATCAACCCGGCTGGGCGCAGAACATTGCCAAAGTGGTTAATCCGGAACTATTACTGCGAGAAGACCTTGAGCCGACGTTAGTGGAAAAGCCAACCGGATTGTACGGGGTGTCACTGAATCTGGAGGTACTGCCGGCGGATTTGGCAGCCGACGAACAGCAAATCCGCGCCGTGCTGGCTGACCATGAACATCGCTTACGCGAGTTGGCCGGCTTGGACGAACAGGTCGAGCAACAATTGACGGCTTTGAAAAAGATTGATAACCAACTGCACAAGCAATCCCAACAAGCCGAAACCGAGCAGGGTCGCCTGCTCACCGGTTTGAAGGGAATTCACAGCGAACTAGGCTCTTTGAAGCTGCAAATTGAAAGCAGCAAACGTCAGCGCAGACAACAGTTGGAGACTGAAAAAGTAGCAGTCGAGCATGCTTTGGCAGATACCAAACAACAATTAGAGGGCTTAAAACGGCAACTGCAACACGAGGAAAAGCAGCTGGCTGTCGAACTCGACACGGTTATCGCCCGAATCAAACAGGTTGCCGGCCAACAAGTCGAGCATATCCGGCAAGACATTTCAGTGCTAAAAAGCCAAGAGCAACAGGCCCTTCAAGAACTCGATCAGCAACGACTGAACAGTCTGAAAACCCGAAAAATCGATGTCGATGCCTTGCAACAGCTTGAGACCCGAATTGATACTTTGAAAAAGCAGTTGCAAGCCGCCAAAGCCGCAGCTGAAACAGTCAGCGAATATCGGCGTTGGGAGCAACTGCATTGGTCTGGCTACCCTCAGCTGAGCATTGCGATTCGCCAACTAACTGCAGAACTCCGGCTAACCGAGGCACAGTACGAAGCCGCCAAGCACCATTATCAACAGCACAGCAGAGCATTAAAAGCCGAGATGGATCAGCTGGCCGCATCGCTTGAGAAATTGACGCAGGAATTGAAGACTCTCGAACAATTACTAGACGACTGCACGCCCTATGCACGTTATGCCGCCAATGTCATCAGTTTTGACGAATCGCATACCTTGGCCTTATTACAAAACGAATATCGTAGCTTGAACGAGGCTTATAAAAGCCAGCGTCGCCTGCTGCTGGCCAAGCTGAGGCATTTGAAACAGACCTTAGCCCGATATCCCGGCACCGGTCCGGCCCAGTATTATGCTAGTCAGGAGAATGAACTGGGCCTGGACAGCGATGAAACGGCCTGGCTATCGCCAATCTTGAATTGGTACGACAGTGCTTACCAGGATCTTCGCAGTCTATTAGTTAATCAGGCCAATCTGTTCGGCGCGGTAATCCGGAATTATCAACAAGCGTTGGAACATTTCGACCGCGGCATCGATTCACTGTCCAGACGTTTGGCAAAACATATTGATAGCAATATCCGTTTCGATAAAATCGAAAGCATCCAGGGGCGCTTGACCTCAAAAGTGCAGACTTTGGGCTATTGGCCTCAAATCGTCGCCTTTACCAAGCAATACGATGACTGGAACCGCAACGGCGATGGCCGGTTGCCCGGCGAGGCCTTTGCGGACATGGTGCGTTTGGTAGCGGAACAGATGCCAGGCAAGGGTCGGGTGGAAATGAAACTGGTCAACTTGTTGGAACTGGAGATCATAGTCAGCGAAAACGGCCGTAGCAAACGCGCCACCCATGCCGAGGAGTTACAGCAAATCTCCAGTCATGGCTTGTCCTATCTGATTTTGTGCGTCTTCTTTATCGCCTTGGTCAACATGATCCGCAAGGACCAACCCTTAAACATCATCTGGCCGATGGATGAATTAAAGGAACTACACCAGGTCAATATCGAGCTGTTGTTGGAATTACTCAGTAATAACGGCATCACCTTGCTGTCGGCATTTCCCGACCCAGACCCCGATGTTCTGCGATTGTTCAAAAACCGATATCAGGTCGTTGGCCAGCGTGAATTGGTGGAGATGGAAATCGATGACGCTTATCTCGCGGAATTGGCGCCCATGGTCAGAGAGCTAGCTGATGTTTGA
- a CDS encoding condensin complex protein MksE has translation MFDVILKRLLQGEFICEISDETGFRFLQLTENAQQVDEFLSRLQYRLSKTQNGLAYYAAYRQIDAGARRDIQRIFQQFRVELQPVVEWLEMMMACLHRDTALSPGDTLSFGALLQVIESNQALADRLQTFSRFKDFVCTDDAVKSRLEKLLKTLDQWGYLHLSNRDTLIYQVTGKLDYFYQALQFIKEHEQLPIAQDEDDVAQESLF, from the coding sequence ATGTTTGATGTGATACTAAAGCGCTTGCTGCAAGGCGAGTTCATTTGCGAAATCAGCGACGAAACCGGCTTTCGTTTTTTACAGCTGACTGAAAACGCACAACAAGTCGACGAATTCTTGAGCCGATTGCAATACCGTCTGAGCAAGACTCAGAACGGTCTAGCGTATTATGCCGCCTATCGGCAAATCGACGCCGGCGCCCGTCGCGATATTCAACGGATCTTTCAACAATTTCGGGTGGAATTGCAGCCGGTCGTGGAATGGCTGGAGATGATGATGGCCTGTTTGCATCGCGATACGGCTTTGTCGCCCGGCGATACACTGAGTTTTGGGGCATTATTACAGGTCATCGAGAGTAATCAGGCTTTGGCGGATCGCTTGCAAACCTTCAGCCGCTTCAAAGATTTTGTTTGTACTGACGATGCCGTGAAAAGCCGTCTGGAAAAACTGCTGAAGACGTTGGATCAATGGGGCTATTTGCATCTGTCCAACCGCGATACGCTGATCTATCAGGTGACCGGCAAGCTGGATTATTTCTATCAAGCGCTGCAATTCATCAAAGAGCATGAGCAATTGCCAATTGCCCAGGACGAAGATGACGTGGCCCAGGAGAGCCTGTTTTGA
- a CDS encoding DUF7281 domain-containing protein → MNKTQLTVIARAISCEQEIFPLNQSWQAIHREYNIGLTQAKKLHLTSADKQELRELVNKITGIDLQQVGMGEFSTMQREQVLTLAIDEKLAGQSVKKSRLAMKPVPGRMLKLNGEHYRLPDHSHCDIALDNITSIEHQSIWVVENYRCFDQLSAMKLDELAASTEPLVVFRGDQVYQAGTVLSLIEKYPLPVWVMGDMDPKGLSIAQSFPNFAGLIGPGLAALEFYFKNSGKANHKIYEKQLAGCRMALSDTRYPIIQACWQLMKLHQAGIVQEHWLVDNTSLKMHPA, encoded by the coding sequence ATGAATAAAACCCAGCTGACCGTGATTGCCCGCGCAATTTCTTGCGAGCAAGAGATTTTTCCGCTCAATCAATCCTGGCAGGCCATTCACCGCGAATACAATATTGGCCTCACCCAAGCCAAAAAGCTGCATCTGACCAGCGCAGATAAACAGGAATTGCGTGAGTTGGTTAATAAAATTACCGGTATTGATCTGCAGCAAGTCGGAATGGGTGAATTTTCCACCATGCAGCGCGAGCAGGTTTTAACGCTTGCCATCGATGAAAAACTAGCGGGGCAATCGGTGAAGAAAAGCCGATTAGCCATGAAACCCGTACCGGGCAGGATGCTCAAGTTAAACGGTGAACACTATCGACTGCCGGACCACAGTCATTGTGATATAGCCCTAGACAACATTACCAGCATTGAACATCAAAGCATCTGGGTCGTTGAAAATTACCGGTGTTTCGATCAGTTGAGTGCGATGAAGCTGGATGAATTGGCAGCGTCGACCGAACCGTTAGTGGTGTTTCGGGGCGATCAGGTGTATCAGGCCGGCACGGTATTGAGTCTGATCGAGAAATACCCCTTGCCAGTCTGGGTAATGGGCGACATGGATCCGAAAGGTCTGAGCATCGCGCAGTCTTTTCCAAACTTTGCCGGACTGATTGGGCCAGGCTTGGCAGCATTGGAGTTTTATTTTAAAAACTCCGGCAAAGCCAATCATAAAATCTATGAAAAACAACTCGCTGGTTGCCGTATGGCTTTATCCGATACCCGCTATCCCATCATCCAAGCGTGTTGGCAGCTGATGAAATTGCATCAGGCAGGCATCGTTCAGGAGCATTGGCTGGTCGATAACACGTCGCTAAAAATGCACCCTGCCTAA
- a CDS encoding nuclease-related domain-containing protein yields MMTEPVPNLYQERFLRLTETSESATDAIIKLTHRYLDGKPAKAGKRNLSAADRDHDFWTAAFWDEASEDIFAEEAFALALARYLQQNKVTRPNWLQHLVVTAPVTLRRAIRYSQVFLSPKSLRWQEIDALDLGDAVYLSDFIKACEILEAVYLSDFIKACEILEEENGRFKDAIKLIEADLKRLTPLETLVYASLFAFKHIVYNQGQHELRPHQFEKDHAEASRDAFQEMSDALNQILVSKLKASGQNDFFISERIIGESLRKHMASLLFPSHSTARVAEKCLFYLETFERLIDAYLQFNKSVGKTIENFCFDDDYDIRFENERLILYPRVNQEGYEWGRNGKKLERLSQYWQFRAIDEFFRLGFCFERFGRPENEQNNRFAFISAIRTKLELTEIYGFVDDFTTKSGLKVDLLLTLLTIELMHAFYKYDYILPYCREYERAGDWLTALTVFSFAGQVEGEIRFPITFAERKAKIARICNWTVSEEYPKGNKQITEAILDFWSNDIKELSRQLREHEHALKPELHERPILKIGNYLFQLPWMFAFQNNVTAAVNNLRRLGRNREELNLETNRIEKRLAETFTEFGFKVVGNLNPPRDSSEEVGEIDLICLRDDHLFVFEIKSGYIRKTHHDAWLHRTNTLRKAALQLKRKSAWVTKELTTDPTLSALVLGRDSSQIQTHFWIIDTSIEHDHEYFEGFLKVSLQEVIIALRNERHLLRDLHQAIDTEKTKHGSSTVIKGDFAKICGDALSSVFEQIDEDNLYPDGFNAGQFATIIEAGTIWDVLET; encoded by the coding sequence ATGATGACAGAGCCCGTCCCCAACCTTTATCAAGAGCGTTTTCTACGCTTAACCGAAACTAGTGAGTCCGCGACTGACGCGATTATCAAATTGACTCACCGATACCTGGATGGAAAACCGGCCAAAGCCGGTAAGCGAAATTTGAGCGCAGCTGATCGAGATCATGATTTTTGGACGGCCGCTTTTTGGGATGAAGCTTCGGAGGATATTTTTGCAGAGGAAGCCTTCGCCCTGGCTTTGGCTCGTTATCTTCAGCAAAACAAAGTAACCAGACCTAATTGGTTGCAACACTTAGTTGTCACGGCACCCGTAACACTCCGGCGAGCTATTCGCTATTCTCAGGTGTTTTTGTCACCAAAGTCATTGCGTTGGCAGGAAATCGATGCGCTTGATCTGGGCGACGCAGTGTACCTATCTGATTTTATTAAAGCGTGCGAAATTCTCGAAGCAGTGTACCTATCTGATTTTATTAAAGCGTGCGAAATTCTCGAAGAAGAAAACGGCAGATTTAAGGACGCGATAAAGTTGATTGAAGCCGACTTGAAACGCTTAACGCCCTTAGAAACACTGGTCTATGCAAGCTTGTTCGCATTTAAACATATTGTTTACAACCAGGGACAACATGAATTGAGACCTCATCAATTTGAAAAGGATCATGCCGAGGCTAGTCGGGATGCCTTTCAGGAAATGTCTGATGCCCTCAATCAAATACTCGTTTCAAAGCTAAAAGCCAGTGGACAAAATGATTTTTTTATATCGGAGCGAATCATCGGCGAATCGCTTCGAAAACATATGGCTTCGTTACTGTTTCCATCTCATTCCACGGCTAGGGTAGCCGAAAAATGTCTGTTCTATCTAGAGACATTTGAACGCCTCATTGACGCCTATCTGCAATTTAATAAATCTGTAGGTAAAACCATCGAGAATTTTTGTTTCGATGATGATTACGACATTCGCTTTGAAAATGAAAGGCTGATTTTATATCCAAGGGTAAATCAGGAAGGGTATGAATGGGGGCGGAACGGTAAGAAGCTTGAGCGATTATCTCAGTATTGGCAATTCCGTGCTATTGATGAATTTTTTAGATTAGGTTTTTGTTTTGAACGTTTCGGTAGACCAGAAAACGAACAAAACAATCGGTTTGCATTTATTTCAGCTATTCGAACCAAACTTGAACTAACTGAAATTTATGGTTTTGTTGATGACTTCACAACCAAGAGTGGTCTCAAAGTCGATTTATTGCTGACACTGTTGACAATTGAATTGATGCACGCATTTTATAAATACGATTATATTCTTCCCTACTGCCGAGAATACGAAAGGGCAGGGGACTGGTTGACTGCATTGACTGTATTTTCCTTTGCAGGGCAGGTTGAAGGCGAAATTAGATTTCCAATTACCTTTGCAGAGCGTAAAGCAAAGATTGCCAGAATTTGTAACTGGACTGTGAGCGAGGAATATCCAAAGGGCAACAAGCAAATAACCGAAGCCATTCTCGACTTTTGGTCAAACGATATTAAAGAATTATCACGGCAATTACGTGAGCATGAACATGCCCTGAAACCCGAATTACATGAAAGGCCAATTTTGAAGATTGGCAATTATCTGTTCCAGCTTCCTTGGATGTTTGCGTTTCAAAATAATGTAACTGCCGCTGTTAATAACTTACGGCGATTGGGACGAAATCGAGAGGAACTGAATCTGGAAACCAATCGCATCGAGAAAAGGCTGGCAGAAACATTTACAGAATTTGGTTTTAAAGTGGTTGGAAACCTTAACCCACCACGTGACTCCAGTGAAGAAGTCGGCGAAATCGATTTAATTTGCTTACGTGATGATCATTTATTTGTTTTTGAAATAAAGTCTGGCTACATTCGCAAGACACATCACGATGCCTGGCTGCATAGAACGAATACTCTCCGTAAAGCGGCTCTTCAATTAAAACGTAAAAGTGCATGGGTGACCAAGGAGTTAACGACTGATCCGACATTGTCAGCGCTGGTACTTGGGCGAGATTCCAGTCAGATCCAAACACATTTCTGGATTATCGATACTTCAATAGAGCATGATCATGAATATTTCGAGGGATTTTTAAAAGTCTCGCTTCAGGAAGTTATCATTGCGCTTAGAAATGAACGTCATTTATTGCGGGATTTGCACCAAGCTATCGATACCGAAAAAACTAAACATGGTTCTAGCACTGTCATAAAAGGTGACTTTGCAAAGATTTGTGGAGATGCACTATCCTCAGTTTTTGAACAGATTGACGAAGATAATCTCTATCCTGATGGATTTAATGCAGGACAGTTTGCGACAATCATCGAAGCTGGGACTATTTGGGATGTCCTCGAAACTTGA
- the traN gene encoding conjugal transfer mating pair stabilization protein TraN gives MKQFFDPQAIATQSLSAVLCVTMAWTPYGVSWADAIQEAGREGQQLGQQVLGGFAFPVDTGNGTLTLNPGTAQESAMSIGTLFPDTHSTTTTTQDFADLYGNNPGTIAAGLDAQTALNSETSFTGEAYRTLIDNAHQSHPDLQADPIWQAGDQLLADFTPWAQSFSDCTTTTTQTDTLQSVRVPDYQLCLRQPTVPQSCTATHQVNVQPLIRFVSEDGGFSSCGPGCMDLYVGRVGDDYWESDCGLFTWQVKYEVLHPEAITSATLEYVKYDDHTRVYYDNQLIYTGASGWFGDCELYTSWNEYPNTNVLYAFNSSGIKVFKEETRVSGRGEGYSRIRLRYDLSKLITQDEWSWSGPNCQNLANAITDGICQTGSQLSCSNDPANASGCYVDPTSQVMVCGSDLAQAPVANSTGIRNTCMNIHAAGHCDLNQYGQCWTDTAGTHCLEPPANGIPNTTCASLETQGCSFIKSQCTSVLASGTCWDSVDTYDCGQTVGIPGIQSNTQQQCAGPIRCMGEECITVNRTQSQDFSKAVALLNSAQQMAMDLHCDYANADLQQQDPTTCQVFQGKPASCKMVGGALSLVDCCETPSGAMGLGRYIDLLIATSQMDSAVMAMDSASAIRGAWETMRTPFTLAGDAWNSFQADFASTVNDLVGTDMLSTSDIASQGLLDSLKSELMKSVAEWIGQTFGEAAGNALFSAGGQAAFDAAGNLTPAAQSGGVQLGGGAAVAGQLLSTLMAAYTAVMIIIMIIQMVYSCEEPEYELAAKKQLKVCKDLGTFCESKVLGVCMVRKESYCCYNSPLAKILNEQIKPQLGMDFGTPESPSCTGIRVVDLDRVDWTQVNLDEWLAILAQTGHLPSAANAASMLNLDQLTGTGSRLNPQKYGAVSSGRQDTLTRTQGRMTDLDVPTVKRQSELEGWGMGP, from the coding sequence ATGAAACAATTCTTTGATCCCCAAGCAATCGCCACACAAAGCCTGTCTGCGGTGCTGTGCGTAACCATGGCCTGGACACCGTATGGTGTTTCCTGGGCGGATGCGATTCAGGAAGCCGGGCGAGAGGGTCAACAACTGGGCCAGCAAGTCCTCGGCGGTTTTGCGTTTCCGGTCGATACCGGCAATGGCACGCTGACCTTGAATCCTGGAACGGCTCAGGAGAGCGCCATGTCAATCGGTACGCTGTTTCCGGATACCCATAGCACCACGACTACGACCCAAGATTTTGCCGATCTTTATGGCAACAACCCTGGAACGATCGCAGCCGGGTTGGACGCACAGACTGCATTGAACAGCGAAACCAGCTTTACCGGCGAAGCATATCGCACTTTGATCGACAATGCTCACCAGTCGCACCCGGACTTGCAAGCCGATCCGATCTGGCAAGCCGGCGACCAATTGCTTGCCGATTTTACCCCATGGGCACAGTCGTTCTCGGACTGCACGACCACCACGACCCAAACCGACACTCTGCAATCAGTGCGAGTGCCTGATTATCAGCTGTGTCTGCGGCAACCGACGGTACCGCAAAGCTGCACCGCTACCCACCAAGTCAATGTACAGCCCTTGATCCGTTTTGTCAGTGAGGATGGCGGTTTTTCCAGTTGCGGGCCGGGCTGTATGGATTTGTATGTCGGCCGAGTCGGTGATGATTACTGGGAATCGGATTGCGGCTTGTTTACCTGGCAGGTCAAATACGAAGTCTTGCATCCGGAAGCCATCACCAGCGCCACGCTAGAGTACGTCAAATACGATGACCACACCCGTGTCTATTACGACAATCAGTTGATCTATACCGGTGCCAGCGGCTGGTTCGGGGATTGCGAGCTTTATACCAGCTGGAACGAATATCCCAACACCAATGTACTGTATGCCTTCAATAGCAGTGGCATCAAAGTGTTTAAGGAAGAAACCCGGGTTTCCGGACGTGGCGAAGGCTATTCGCGGATTCGGCTACGCTATGACCTGTCGAAACTGATTACCCAGGATGAATGGAGCTGGAGCGGACCCAATTGCCAAAACTTGGCCAATGCGATTACCGATGGTATTTGCCAGACTGGCAGCCAATTGAGTTGCTCGAACGATCCCGCCAATGCCTCGGGCTGTTACGTCGATCCCACGTCGCAAGTGATGGTCTGCGGTTCCGACTTGGCGCAAGCCCCGGTGGCCAATTCGACGGGGATTCGCAATACCTGTATGAATATCCATGCGGCTGGGCACTGCGATCTGAATCAGTACGGCCAATGCTGGACCGATACCGCCGGCACACATTGTTTGGAGCCGCCAGCGAACGGAATACCCAACACAACCTGCGCGTCGTTGGAAACCCAAGGTTGCTCTTTCATCAAAAGCCAATGTACCAGTGTACTGGCCTCAGGCACTTGCTGGGACAGCGTCGATACTTACGACTGCGGCCAAACAGTGGGCATTCCCGGCATTCAAAGTAATACCCAGCAGCAATGTGCCGGGCCGATCCGCTGCATGGGCGAAGAGTGCATTACCGTGAATCGCACACAGAGCCAGGATTTCAGTAAGGCGGTCGCCTTACTCAATAGCGCCCAGCAAATGGCGATGGACTTACATTGTGACTATGCCAATGCCGATCTCCAGCAACAGGATCCTACTACCTGCCAGGTATTCCAGGGTAAACCCGCCAGTTGCAAAATGGTCGGCGGCGCCCTCAGTCTGGTGGATTGCTGCGAAACGCCCTCGGGTGCGATGGGGCTGGGACGTTACATTGATTTGCTGATCGCCACCAGTCAGATGGACAGCGCGGTGATGGCCATGGATAGCGCTTCGGCGATTCGAGGCGCATGGGAAACCATGCGCACCCCGTTTACGCTGGCCGGAGATGCCTGGAACAGTTTTCAGGCGGATTTTGCCTCGACGGTGAATGACTTGGTCGGCACCGACATGCTCAGTACCAGCGATATTGCTTCGCAAGGTTTACTGGATTCACTGAAGAGCGAATTAATGAAGTCGGTAGCGGAATGGATAGGCCAGACCTTTGGCGAAGCCGCCGGTAATGCCTTGTTTAGCGCTGGCGGCCAGGCAGCCTTTGATGCTGCGGGCAATCTGACGCCAGCGGCGCAATCGGGTGGTGTGCAATTAGGCGGCGGCGCGGCAGTGGCTGGGCAATTACTGAGTACCTTGATGGCGGCTTATACCGCCGTGATGATCATCATCATGATTATCCAAATGGTCTATTCCTGTGAGGAACCGGAATACGAACTGGCGGCCAAGAAACAACTGAAAGTCTGCAAGGATCTGGGGACTTTTTGCGAAAGCAAAGTATTAGGTGTCTGCATGGTCCGTAAGGAAAGTTACTGCTGCTACAACTCGCCACTGGCCAAAATCCTCAACGAACAAATAAAACCGCAGCTGGGCATGGATTTCGGTACGCCGGAAAGTCCCAGCTGTACCGGCATCAGAGTTGTGGACCTGGATCGGGTAGATTGGACTCAGGTCAATCTGGATGAATGGTTGGCAATTCTGGCGCAGACCGGACATTTGCCGTCCGCCGCCAATGCCGCGTCCATGCTCAATCTGGATCAACTCACCGGTACCGGCAGCCGACTCAATCCGCAGAAATACGGTGCTGTCTCCAGCGGCCGACAGGACACCTTAACCCGCACTCAAGGCCGAATGACCGATCTGGATGTACCTACGGTCAAACGGCAGTCGGAACTGGAGGGCTGGGGAATGGGACCATAG